One region of gamma proteobacterium HIMB55 genomic DNA includes:
- a CDS encoding imidazoleglycerol phosphate synthase, cyclase subunit (PFAM: Histidine biosynthesis protein~TIGRFAM: imidazoleglycerol phosphate synthase, cyclase subunit), whose amino-acid sequence MALAKRIIPCLDVDQGRVVKGVNFVGIRDAGDPVEIARRYNDAGADEITFLDITASHEQRDTTYRTVEQIASEVFIPLTVGGGVRAVSDIRTLLNAGADKVSINTAAIFNPELVKEAADRFGSQCIVVAMDVKGLGDGSGRYELFTHGGRKQTGLEAVAWAEKMAEFGAGEILLTSMDRDGTKDGYDLGITRAISDAVDIPVIASGGVGNLDHLVDGFTEGGADAVLAASIFHFGTYTVGEAKEHLAKAGIHVRR is encoded by the coding sequence ATGGCGCTCGCAAAGCGGATCATTCCCTGCCTGGATGTTGATCAGGGTCGCGTGGTCAAGGGCGTCAATTTCGTCGGCATTCGTGATGCAGGTGACCCTGTTGAGATCGCGCGTCGTTACAATGACGCTGGTGCCGACGAAATTACCTTTCTCGATATAACAGCAAGCCACGAGCAGCGAGATACCACCTATCGCACTGTCGAACAGATAGCGTCCGAGGTGTTTATTCCCCTCACCGTTGGCGGTGGGGTGCGCGCTGTCAGTGATATTCGAACCTTGCTTAACGCCGGTGCCGACAAGGTCAGCATAAACACCGCAGCCATCTTTAATCCCGAGCTTGTGAAGGAAGCTGCCGATCGATTTGGGTCGCAGTGCATCGTTGTCGCCATGGATGTGAAAGGTCTCGGCGATGGCTCGGGACGTTACGAGCTTTTCACCCACGGAGGCAGGAAGCAGACGGGTCTCGAAGCGGTAGCATGGGCTGAGAAAATGGCTGAATTTGGTGCTGGAGAGATTTTGCTCACCAGTATGGATAGAGACGGCACCAAGGACGGCTACGACCTCGGAATTACGCGCGCTATTTCAGATGCAGTCGATATTCCTGTCATTGCTTCAGGCGGTGTGGGAAATCTTGACCACCTCGTTGATGGTTTCACCGAGGGTGGTGCCGACGCGGTCCTTGCGGCCAGTATCTTTCATTTCGGCACTTATACAGTCGGTGAGGCCAAAGAGCACCTAGCAAAAGCCGGCATTCACGTCAGGCGGTAG
- a CDS encoding imidazole glycerol phosphate synthase, glutamine amidotransferase subunit (PFAM: Glutamine amidotransferase class-I~TIGRFAM: imidazole glycerol phosphate synthase, glutamine amidotransferase subunit), whose protein sequence is MSKTVAVIDYGMGNLHSVESALRKAGADSVSVTDKPDAILKADRVVFPGVGAIRDCIGEFKRLGCDETLKTVIEAGTPVLGICVGMQSLMTRSEENGGVACLDWLQGPVTRFPQDHRDTRGVKLKVPHMGWNRVSQKSNHPMWNGIEDDAYFYFVHSFYVPADQCDSVAGTFEYGLQGAAAVAQGNVFATQFHPEKSHDTGIKLLANFLDWDGTC, encoded by the coding sequence ATGTCAAAAACAGTTGCCGTTATCGATTACGGCATGGGAAACCTTCACTCGGTTGAAAGTGCGCTGCGCAAAGCAGGTGCGGATAGTGTTTCCGTAACGGATAAGCCAGATGCAATTCTGAAAGCGGATCGTGTCGTTTTTCCCGGTGTGGGCGCTATTCGCGATTGCATTGGGGAGTTCAAGCGGCTGGGTTGTGATGAAACCTTAAAGACCGTGATTGAGGCAGGGACCCCAGTGCTCGGCATATGTGTTGGTATGCAATCGCTGATGACCCGCTCCGAGGAGAACGGTGGCGTTGCCTGTCTCGATTGGTTGCAGGGACCTGTCACACGATTTCCCCAGGATCATCGAGACACGAGGGGCGTTAAGTTGAAAGTGCCTCACATGGGGTGGAACCGCGTCAGTCAGAAATCGAATCATCCAATGTGGAACGGAATCGAGGACGACGCGTATTTCTATTTTGTTCATAGCTTTTATGTGCCCGCGGATCAGTGTGATTCGGTAGCGGGCACCTTCGAATACGGTTTGCAGGGGGCTGCTGCAGTTGCTCAAGGGAATGTCTTTGCGACGCAATTTCATCCTGAAAAAAGCCACGACACTGGCATAAAGCTGTTAGCTAATTTCCTTGATTGGGACGGGACATGTTAG
- a CDS encoding imidazoleglycerol-phosphate dehydratase (PFAM: Imidazoleglycerol-phosphate dehydratase), which translates to MDNAQTTARSATVSRDTLETQITVSVCLDGTGKAEFDTGLPFLEHMLDQIARHGMVDLNIKANGDLHIDAHHTVEDIGITLGQALAQAVGDRRGILRYGHAYVPLDEALSRVVIDFSGRPSLHYNVPFTRASVGDFDVDLFSEFFHGLVNHAQLTLHIDNLKGENSHHQAETVFKAFGRALRMAVSADERAPSAMPSTKGVL; encoded by the coding sequence ATGGACAACGCGCAAACGACAGCTCGTTCAGCAACGGTATCTCGTGACACCTTGGAGACCCAGATTACTGTCTCGGTCTGCCTCGATGGAACCGGTAAAGCAGAGTTTGATACCGGCTTACCCTTCCTTGAGCATATGCTGGACCAGATCGCGCGACACGGCATGGTCGACCTGAACATAAAAGCAAACGGTGACTTGCATATCGATGCACACCACACCGTCGAGGATATTGGCATCACCTTAGGACAAGCTCTCGCACAGGCCGTTGGTGACCGCCGTGGCATTTTGCGATACGGACATGCGTATGTGCCGCTCGACGAGGCTTTGTCACGTGTTGTCATCGACTTCTCTGGCCGTCCAAGCTTGCACTACAACGTGCCGTTTACTCGCGCTTCGGTGGGTGACTTTGATGTAGACCTGTTCTCGGAGTTCTTCCACGGATTGGTCAATCACGCTCAGCTCACTTTGCACATCGATAATCTCAAAGGCGAGAACAGCCATCATCAGGCCGAGACGGTGTTCAAAGCATTTGGCCGGGCATTAAGAATGGCTGTATCTGCGGACGAGCGCGCGCCCTCTGCAATGCCATCGACCAAAGGCGTTTTGTAA
- a CDS encoding RND family efflux transporter, MFP subunit (TIGRFAM: RND family efflux transporter, MFP subunit), with the protein MRKVLPWLITIVSCFLVTGALAAVKYQQITAAIAFGASFPEPYEVVNAQQVGTASHTPVRRLGGTVRRPEFVEVSPEVGGRIVALPHRSGAVVKKGQPLLELFSADLIAQQEALKAERDLTITQLGRSRKLKAQSLIAQDDIDVQQARLNALNAQIRAIDAQLTRLTLRAPFDGRMGIYTHVVGDMINSGEIIADFTGLGAERWIDFKVPQGLARLSIGDTVSIFDLDNTLLGTATIIVISDTIDANTRTFDVRAMTRSDRLKHGELLQIEVASGASSVVYELPPASIRWDTEGTYIFELADAEAGAQQPFRAVPTRVTLVDESADFALFTADLDETAMFATTGAFKLSDGVLARLYTGAK; encoded by the coding sequence ATGCGCAAAGTTTTGCCCTGGCTCATCACTATTGTCAGCTGCTTTTTGGTAACTGGCGCACTGGCCGCAGTGAAATACCAGCAAATTACGGCTGCAATCGCCTTTGGTGCTTCGTTCCCCGAGCCTTATGAAGTCGTCAATGCGCAGCAGGTCGGTACAGCGTCGCATACACCGGTCCGCCGTTTGGGCGGCACAGTCCGCAGACCTGAATTTGTTGAAGTTAGCCCCGAGGTGGGTGGTCGTATCGTTGCGCTCCCTCATCGATCGGGTGCCGTTGTTAAAAAAGGTCAACCGCTGCTTGAACTGTTTTCGGCGGACCTGATTGCGCAGCAAGAAGCACTTAAAGCAGAGCGTGACCTTACCATCACACAGCTCGGAAGGAGCCGAAAGCTTAAAGCTCAGTCTCTGATTGCTCAAGACGATATCGATGTGCAGCAGGCGCGATTAAATGCATTGAATGCGCAAATCCGAGCTATCGATGCCCAGCTGACGCGATTAACACTGAGAGCGCCCTTTGATGGCCGTATGGGCATCTACACCCATGTTGTCGGCGACATGATTAATAGCGGCGAAATCATTGCAGATTTCACCGGCCTTGGCGCCGAGCGTTGGATTGACTTCAAAGTGCCTCAAGGCTTAGCGCGCTTAAGTATCGGCGATACGGTTAGTATTTTTGACCTAGACAATACCCTGCTCGGTACTGCGACGATCATTGTTATCTCAGACACTATCGACGCCAATACACGCACTTTTGATGTCCGCGCGATGACACGAAGCGATCGTTTGAAGCACGGAGAACTGCTGCAGATTGAAGTTGCGAGTGGCGCCTCATCCGTTGTTTATGAATTACCGCCGGCCAGCATCCGCTGGGATACGGAAGGCACTTATATTTTCGAACTGGCCGACGCTGAAGCGGGTGCGCAGCAACCTTTCCGAGCGGTTCCAACGCGCGTCACTTTGGTGGACGAGAGTGCAGACTTTGCTCTTTTCACCGCGGATTTAGATGAAACAGCCATGTTTGCCACGACGGGTGCGTTCAAGCTCTCCGATGGCGTCCTAGCGCGTCTTTACACTGGGGCGAAGTAA
- a CDS encoding 1-(5-phosphoribosyl)-5-((5-phosphoribosylamino)methylideneamino) imidazole-4-carboxamide isomerase (PFAM: Histidine biosynthesis protein~TIGRFAM: phosphoribosylformimino-5-aminoimidazole carboxamide ribotide isomerase), whose protein sequence is MLVIPAIDLKDGQCVRLRQGDMDDSTVFSDDPVATAEQWAQASARRLHMVDLNGAFAGTPKNAAAVKAITQALPDLPVQIGGGIRDCNTIESYLNAGVSYVIIGTAAVKNPEFVREACERFPGHIIVGIDAKAGFVATDGWAETSTVQAVDLARDFRDAGVEAIVYTDIERDGMMQGVNIAATVNLAVEGGLPVIASGGVTNIDDIRGLAEVAHNGIVGAITGRAIYEGTLDVAEAQALSDRMTRG, encoded by the coding sequence ATGTTAGTAATTCCAGCAATAGACCTTAAAGACGGGCAATGCGTTCGCTTGCGCCAAGGCGATATGGACGACAGCACAGTCTTTTCCGATGATCCTGTTGCAACGGCTGAGCAATGGGCTCAGGCGAGCGCTCGCAGACTTCACATGGTCGACCTTAATGGCGCCTTTGCCGGTACGCCCAAAAACGCAGCTGCTGTGAAGGCGATCACTCAAGCCTTGCCCGATCTCCCTGTTCAGATCGGCGGTGGTATTAGGGACTGCAATACCATCGAAAGCTATTTAAACGCTGGCGTGAGCTACGTCATCATTGGTACAGCTGCGGTAAAGAATCCGGAGTTTGTGCGCGAGGCCTGCGAACGCTTCCCCGGCCACATCATTGTCGGTATCGATGCGAAAGCCGGTTTCGTTGCCACGGACGGCTGGGCTGAGACCAGTACCGTTCAGGCGGTCGATTTGGCGCGTGATTTTCGCGACGCGGGGGTAGAGGCGATTGTCTACACGGACATTGAGCGCGACGGCATGATGCAGGGCGTCAATATCGCCGCCACAGTTAACCTCGCAGTAGAAGGTGGCCTGCCTGTCATCGCCTCCGGCGGCGTGACAAACATCGACGATATTCGCGGCTTAGCTGAGGTTGCACATAACGGCATCGTAGGCGCGATTACAGGGCGAGCGATCTACGAAGGTACGCTCGATGTGGCTGAAGCTCAGGCGCTTTCAGATCGGATGACACGCGGCTGA
- a CDS encoding A/G-specific DNA-adenine glycosylase (PFAM: HhH-GPD superfamily base excision DNA repair protein; Helix-hairpin-helix motif~TIGRFAM: A/G-specific adenine glycosylase) encodes MTDLPPFSERLLAWFDEHGRKTLPWQQDRTPYRVWVSEIMLQQTQVATVIPYYERFMARFPKVADLAQAPIDDVLSLWTGLGYYARARNLHKTACIVAEEYGGEFPDSVEGLESLPGIGRSTAGAILTLGHGGWAPILDGNVKRVLARYHAIEGWPGRSDVLAALWRASEAVTPRQRTADYTQGIMDLGATLCTKSKPECLFCPMTEDCQARISGTQATYPGKKPKKKIPTRDTHFIICVASQGRVLLERRPPSGIWGGLWSFPEASHADTFPKNHADNPTNIPESTDKGAREGSDNTEDVTVTSWLDKQGLAAIKPLTILPAVSHTFSHFRLEITPVMCVVQNNVSRIADSEGHGWFTIARALTLGLPAPVVKILQSLEV; translated from the coding sequence ATGACCGATCTTCCTCCCTTTTCCGAGCGGCTCCTCGCATGGTTTGACGAGCATGGACGCAAGACCTTGCCCTGGCAGCAAGATCGCACGCCCTATCGCGTATGGGTTTCAGAGATCATGTTGCAGCAGACGCAAGTGGCAACAGTGATTCCTTACTACGAGCGCTTCATGGCGAGGTTCCCCAAAGTAGCGGACCTCGCGCAGGCACCGATTGATGATGTCCTGAGCCTCTGGACTGGGCTCGGCTATTACGCTCGCGCGCGGAACTTGCATAAAACCGCCTGCATCGTAGCTGAAGAGTACGGTGGAGAGTTTCCAGACTCGGTCGAGGGTTTGGAGTCACTGCCCGGCATTGGTCGATCAACCGCGGGCGCTATCCTTACCCTGGGACATGGCGGCTGGGCGCCAATCTTGGACGGCAACGTGAAACGCGTGCTGGCGCGTTACCACGCCATTGAAGGATGGCCCGGGCGCAGCGATGTGCTCGCAGCGCTTTGGAGGGCCTCCGAGGCGGTGACGCCGCGGCAGCGAACTGCTGACTACACGCAAGGCATCATGGATTTAGGTGCGACGCTCTGTACCAAATCTAAACCTGAGTGCTTGTTCTGCCCAATGACGGAAGACTGCCAAGCGAGAATTTCTGGCACCCAGGCTACGTACCCTGGAAAGAAACCTAAGAAAAAGATCCCCACCAGGGACACCCATTTCATTATCTGCGTTGCTTCTCAAGGGCGGGTATTACTCGAAAGGCGACCGCCGAGCGGAATCTGGGGCGGTCTCTGGTCATTTCCCGAGGCAAGTCATGCCGATACCTTTCCAAAAAATCACGCAGATAACCCGACTAATATTCCCGAAAGCACTGACAAAGGCGCTAGAGAAGGGTCGGATAATACTGAAGATGTCACGGTCACATCATGGCTCGATAAGCAGGGCTTGGCCGCCATCAAACCGCTGACAATCCTGCCCGCTGTCAGTCATACGTTTAGCCATTTTCGCCTCGAAATCACACCGGTGATGTGTGTTGTCCAGAACAATGTGTCAAGAATAGCTGACAGCGAAGGTCACGGCTGGTTTACAATAGCGCGCGCTCTGACGCTGGGCCTACCGGCACCAGTGGTCAAAATATTGCAGTCACTTGAAGTATGA
- a CDS encoding Fe-S cluster protector protein (PFAM: Bacterial Fe(2+) trafficking), with protein MRTVQCRRYNEELEGLDRPPLPGPKGQAIFDSVSKKAWGDWQALQTMLINEKHLNMMDPEARKYLSEQMELFLSGGEHDHAEGYVPPSQSN; from the coding sequence ATGCGAACCGTGCAATGTCGCCGCTACAACGAAGAACTCGAGGGTCTCGATAGGCCACCACTCCCCGGCCCAAAAGGTCAGGCCATTTTCGACTCGGTATCAAAAAAAGCGTGGGGTGATTGGCAGGCGCTGCAAACAATGCTCATCAACGAGAAGCACCTAAACATGATGGACCCTGAGGCGCGCAAATATTTGTCCGAGCAGATGGAGCTTTTTTTAAGCGGCGGCGAGCACGATCACGCGGAAGGCTACGTACCTCCTTCACAGTCCAATTAA
- a CDS encoding membrane-bound metallopeptidase (PFAM: Peptidase family M23), with product MSVYMPLNRLLQISPMMPVRAPLQRPLHFFAVVIGLLLSAEINVAIAQSTDNQPAPEPATVEEAKAEIERINQAIAALEGMVISRSNERAELQITLRETDTAIAEANQSIDVSRRNIEALSRTINNLEAEAVTLNRDIGARQSQLEKALGAFSILRQGGDLKILFGDSNAHETERHRAYFDILMSKQLAEIDSFKTAVGALDANQKAQEANRLVQEKTRKRLESERGELLAQRANQRDIIAQLSALLKRDGQQIDALKEDSARLNTLLTELSRRLADLNFLGDFEDFSSKAGELSAPVKSLSKTRFGQKRERGDLRWQGWLMPASRGSAVRAIHFGRVVYADWLRGQGLLTIIDHGNGWMSLYGRNESLLKTTGEWVAPGEEIARVGSSGGATDPALYFEIRSDGVPVDPAKWIRAKR from the coding sequence ATGTCCGTCTACATGCCGCTCAATCGCTTGCTCCAAATCTCCCCAATGATGCCCGTTCGCGCACCGCTACAAAGGCCTTTGCACTTTTTCGCAGTCGTTATCGGACTTTTGCTCAGTGCAGAGATCAATGTTGCCATCGCACAATCCACAGATAATCAGCCTGCGCCTGAACCCGCGACGGTAGAAGAAGCCAAAGCGGAAATCGAACGGATCAATCAGGCGATTGCGGCGCTTGAAGGCATGGTCATATCGAGATCAAACGAGCGCGCTGAGCTTCAAATAACGCTTCGCGAGACCGACACCGCGATCGCAGAAGCGAATCAGTCGATAGATGTAAGCCGCCGGAATATCGAAGCCTTGAGTCGAACCATCAATAATCTGGAGGCAGAGGCAGTAACACTGAACCGCGACATTGGCGCGCGCCAATCACAATTGGAGAAAGCGCTAGGCGCGTTTTCAATTTTGCGTCAGGGTGGCGACTTGAAGATTTTGTTTGGCGACAGCAATGCACACGAAACCGAGCGTCATCGCGCCTACTTCGACATATTGATGAGCAAGCAGCTTGCCGAAATAGACTCATTTAAAACAGCTGTGGGTGCGTTAGATGCAAATCAAAAAGCCCAAGAAGCGAATCGACTTGTTCAAGAAAAAACGAGAAAGCGCCTCGAGTCAGAACGAGGAGAGCTTCTAGCGCAGCGAGCAAATCAGCGCGATATCATCGCGCAGCTCAGCGCTTTGCTTAAGCGCGACGGTCAGCAAATCGACGCGCTAAAAGAAGACTCCGCTCGGTTGAATACACTGCTCACCGAGCTGAGTCGACGGCTTGCGGATCTCAATTTCCTCGGGGACTTCGAAGACTTTTCGTCAAAAGCCGGTGAACTAAGCGCGCCTGTCAAGAGTCTCAGTAAGACCCGCTTTGGGCAGAAGCGAGAACGTGGTGATCTTCGCTGGCAGGGTTGGCTAATGCCCGCCAGTCGCGGGAGCGCGGTCCGTGCGATACATTTTGGTCGCGTTGTCTACGCAGATTGGCTCAGAGGTCAGGGTTTGCTTACTATCATTGACCACGGCAATGGATGGATGAGCCTCTACGGTCGCAACGAAAGCCTCCTAAAAACTACCGGAGAATGGGTGGCACCAGGTGAGGAAATTGCGAGAGTTGGCTCGAGTGGCGGCGCTACCGATCCCGCGCTTTATTTTGAAATACGCTCGGATGGCGTTCCAGTTGATCCGGCCAAATGGATTCGAGCGAAAAGGTAA
- a CDS encoding C-terminal processing peptidase (PFAM: Peptidase family S41; PDZ domain (Also known as DHR or GLGF)~TIGRFAM: C-terminal peptidase (prc)), whose amino-acid sequence MVKTPEEKRLQVPMLIPALAVSLSMLATGSAWAQSTDTVTPESVTEATQETSTEPKLDSGSSQEAHQEITPQDQTVSTSFDELQLFADTFDAIRRGYVEEVTGAELFEMAVKGMLTSLDPHSAYLTDDGYSNLQESTEGQFTGLGIEIGYRGGFISIVTPIDGSPAEDAGLQAGDVILKIDGTSTQGMSTNESSTYMRGPEGTTVTLEIGRAGESQPFDVVVTRGIIDVPSVRSREIDPGYWLIRVSRFQRDSGKEVTDALNEALAKGPVNGVVLDVRNNPGGVLNASVEMASNFLDGGLVVYTQGRHPDSKTVLEAEPGELLPGVPVVVMVNGGSASASEIIAGALQDRGRAVIMGTRSFGKGSVQTVLPVSETKALKLTTSLYYTPNGRSIQADGIVPDVVVERAKLTNLEQGRRLREADLNRSLKNSSETQASETEEMASLREDDNQLYEAFTLLKGINIYKSIDAKRLQSAMPKQAESTDSGQNNEQSESSE is encoded by the coding sequence ATGGTCAAAACCCCAGAAGAAAAGCGCTTGCAAGTGCCGATGTTGATTCCAGCCCTCGCGGTATCGCTCTCTATGTTGGCCACCGGAAGCGCATGGGCTCAGTCCACGGACACAGTTACCCCTGAGTCTGTAACCGAGGCCACGCAGGAAACCAGTACCGAGCCCAAGTTGGATTCAGGCTCATCTCAGGAGGCCCATCAAGAAATCACTCCACAGGATCAGACTGTCAGCACCTCGTTTGACGAACTGCAACTCTTTGCCGACACCTTCGATGCTATTCGACGGGGATACGTTGAAGAAGTGACTGGCGCCGAGCTTTTTGAGATGGCGGTGAAAGGGATGTTAACCAGTCTCGATCCTCATTCAGCCTACTTAACCGATGACGGCTACAGCAACCTACAGGAATCCACCGAGGGTCAATTCACAGGTCTGGGCATTGAGATTGGCTACCGCGGCGGCTTTATTTCCATCGTGACACCTATCGATGGCTCGCCCGCCGAAGATGCTGGACTACAAGCTGGAGACGTGATTTTAAAGATTGACGGCACCTCAACTCAGGGCATGTCGACAAATGAATCCTCGACGTATATGCGGGGACCTGAAGGCACTACGGTGACACTAGAAATTGGTCGCGCAGGTGAGAGCCAGCCCTTTGATGTGGTCGTTACCCGCGGCATCATCGATGTACCCAGTGTCCGTTCAAGAGAAATTGACCCTGGCTATTGGCTTATTCGCGTATCCCGGTTTCAACGGGACTCGGGAAAAGAAGTCACGGATGCACTCAATGAGGCGCTGGCAAAGGGTCCGGTTAACGGTGTTGTGCTCGACGTGAGAAACAATCCTGGCGGTGTGCTAAACGCCAGTGTGGAAATGGCCAGTAACTTCTTGGATGGCGGGCTAGTTGTCTACACTCAGGGGCGGCACCCCGACTCAAAGACAGTTCTAGAAGCAGAGCCGGGCGAGCTGTTGCCAGGCGTTCCCGTTGTGGTGATGGTAAACGGCGGCTCCGCCAGTGCATCGGAGATCATTGCCGGCGCGCTTCAGGACAGAGGAAGAGCGGTCATCATGGGCACGCGCAGCTTTGGCAAGGGCTCTGTCCAAACCGTATTGCCTGTCTCCGAAACCAAGGCTCTCAAATTGACCACATCGCTCTACTACACCCCTAACGGGCGATCGATTCAGGCAGATGGCATTGTGCCCGACGTCGTTGTGGAGCGTGCGAAGCTTACTAACCTCGAACAAGGGCGTCGGCTCCGCGAGGCTGACTTGAACCGTAGCCTTAAAAACTCATCGGAAACTCAGGCCTCCGAGACTGAGGAAATGGCGAGCCTTAGAGAAGACGACAACCAACTTTACGAGGCCTTCACCTTGTTAAAAGGCATCAACATTTACAAAAGTATCGATGCGAAGCGCTTGCAGTCGGCGATGCCAAAACAGGCAGAATCAACTGACTCCGGCCAGAATAACGAGCAGTCGGAAAGTTCCGAGTAA